The DNA region TTTCCATCTCCATTTTTATGGATCTCGACCCACTTACCGCTGTCGCCCTCTTCACCCTCTGATATCATACGGAAGGAATCCACCCCGGCTTTTTCCAATAGGGCATCCTCTATCATGCGAGAAAAATCCTTGAAACAGGGACGAGTTTCCCCGGATCTTATCAATCTATCCCGATTCGCCGCAACTATACGACGCCTCATAGAATCCGGAACATATCTGCCCAGTCCCCCTCCAATTACGGCGACTCCACCAGGCTTCAGTATACGGTAGACTTCCGACAGCCCTTTCTCCGGCTCCTCCCAAAACCATATGGAACCCCGACTCATAACAAAATCGGCAAAACCGTCCTCAAAAGGAAGAGCTTTCACATCGGCCCGGACAAAAAGGGCCTCGTTGTCCGTCTCCGAAACCATGAATCGTTCCTTGGCCGACTGGAGCGCCTCCTCGTTCAGATCGACAAAACAGACCGTCATATTCGTGATTTTTGCCAACTCCGTCCCCAGAAAACCAGGACCGGTTCCTATATCCACCGCTATCCCCCTGTTTAAACCGTAATCGTCGGCAAACTGTTGAACCAAAAAAGGGTAAATCGGCTCCAAAATAGAGTAGAAAACCGAAGGCCTATGCATGAACGGGATCCCCTTCCAGATCTCGTAACCCCGACAGAAAATCCTCCCAACCCTCCCAGGTACTCTTCCAACGAGGCACGGGAAATCTACAGTTCTCAGAGATATCGACGACAGGCCATAGTCCCTGCTCCCCTAGATAGCGCTGAAAATCCTCGTCCATCAGCAAACGAAGAACCTCCTCCGAGAGGTCCGACGAAGCGTAACGACTCCAGGCCAAGACCTGAGGCAGAGGAACCGCTCCCTCGGAGACGGGAAGAATCTCCACCCTCCTCTGTTTCGCCATAGCAGAGAAGGAGACGTTGGATATCCCCATTTGGAACTCTCCCCTGGCAACGGCCTGGATAATCTCAACGGGGGATCCACCAAACGAAAGCCCTTCGAGAAATAGAGGGAATTCGTCGGGCCAGGTCTTTTTCAGATAGGCCAGAACGATCTTTGTTATGGGGGTATTCCCGTCCGGGAACAGGACCCCTTTTCTACGTCTAACCAGATCGTACCATGAACCGCTCAAAGCCTCGGGGCGAACCATACCCACGTTGTATATCGGTACCATTGGGACGACGAATACGGGATGAAGCCTCCTCGACGGATCCTCAAAGGAAGCCGATCCCGGATGAAGCGAGGGATTCCCCGTCCAAGACGGCCGAGGCAAAAGGAGATCCTCCCACTCATCGTTCAAAACCGAGAAATAGCTCCCGTGAGATAACATGACATCGGGAAGCTCCCCGTTTGAAATGCTTTCCAGCAACCAGTTTCTGGAGTGATCGAATCCAGGATTTTTGAAGGCAACGACCTGCCCCGTTCTGCTCTCGAAATCCATGAGCCGCTCCTTGAGATAGTCGACAATGTATCGTCTGGTGTTGATCGCTGTATGTATAAGAAAATCGGCCATCGATATCACCTTCCTTTTCAATTTTCACTTTAGCCTCACCGCTTCATCATTTTCTAAAGAGAAGGAGAATGAAGAAAGGCGCTCCCAGAACAGCTGTAACTACACCGACCGAAAGCTCCACGGGTTGAAAAATGGTCCTTGCCAAGGTATCCGAAAGGACCAGTAATATACCGCCGAGAAGAGCGCTAAGCACGAGAGAGTATCTACAATCGTTGCCTACCATAAGTCTGGCCAAATGAGGAGCCATCAATCCCACGAACCCTATTGTTCCCACCACGCTGACGGCACTTCCGGCAAGAATAGAGGCAACCGCCATGATGACTACCCTATAGAATTGGACCCTTAGCCCAAGACTGCCGCCTATTTCATCGCCCAGGGAAAAGAGATTGACCTTTGGGGCCAGGGAAATTCCAAGAATAATTCCGATAAGACTGTAGGGATATAGAAGATGAAAATAACCCCATCCCCTACCGGATAAGCTACCCAAGAGCCAACCGTAGGTCACATCGAGCTGATCGTTGTTCAAAAACATCAACCCTGAGGTCAGAGCGCCTAAAAGAGAGGAGACCGCCACGCCAGCCAATATGATCCTGACCGTGTCACCTTTACGGACCACCAGGGATAATCCATAGACCAAAGACGCAGCGAAAAGGGCACCCAAAAAAGCTCCAGGAGGAATCCATTCTATCTTCCCGGGAAAGAGGACCATAACAGTCACGGCCATGAGACCCGCTCCGGCGTTAACTCCTATGATATGGGGAGAGGTCAAGGGATTCCGCAACACTCCCTGCAAGAGAGCACCGGCGACAGCGAGGTTCATTCCCGCAAGGAGAGCCGTTAAGATCCGAGGGAGGCGGATGTTATGGACGATCCTGTTGGCCAGAGGATTGGAACTCGCTCCGGAAAGAGCCCTCCAGATCTCCCCCAAATCAAAAGATAGGGTTCCTGCCGCCACCCCGATCAGACATACCATAAAGACCACCGCCAAACATAGGCATATAACCGCCAATTTATCCGTTCCTCTTCCAGAGACATCGATACGAAACATCAATACGACTGGGAGACGGGACTATTCTCGACCCCGGGACAACATTCAGAAATACGCCCAGGGCAACGTAGATCACCAAACGGCACCACAACCGGCCTACGACATTTCTTGAACCTACACACGTGGGTACCTACGCCGAAAACCTCACGAATCGATCGTTCGTTGATGACCTGCTCCAAGCGTCCCGCACTGTGAATCCTCCCATCTTTGAGAAGGTAGATAAAATCGGATATCTCAAGAGCATGATTGATATCGTGAAAAACCGAGACCACCGTCTTTCCGAAACTATCCCTCAGATCCCTCAGCACAGCCAACAACTCCCACTGGAACTTCAGATCCATGTAGGTCACAGGCTCGTCCAAAAGAACTATGGAAGTATCCTGGGCCAAGATCATGGCTATCCAAGCCCTCTGCCTCTCTCCTCCGGAAAGCTCTTCCACCGATCTGTCGGCTATCTCCATAAGACTCATATATTCCAAAGCCCAAGACATCTTCTGGCGATCTTCCTCGGAGAAAAACCATCCTGATCTGTGATAGGGGCTCCTTCCCATTCCCACCAATTCGTATACAGACATGGACGGCACCTTGTCCTGAGCCTGAGGCAAAAACGCAATCAACCGTGACAACTCCCGAGAAGAATATTCCTCTAAAGCCCTTCCCATAATGCGGACACCTCTGTTCGAGACAGGGAGGAGACCACATAGACAACGAAGGAGGGTCGATTTGCCCGATCCATTGGGACCGATGAGAGAAATTATCCGTCCCCTAGAAGCGGAAAAGGAAATATTCCTGAGGATGGGCTCTCCTCCGTAATCGAAATCAAGGCCTTTTACTTCCAACACGTAGATCATCTCCTTCCAAAACATCATCCAGCACAGACCATGTTTAAGAACACTACACTAGTTAGAAGAGCAAAACAACATGAAGAGTACCAAGAATAAGAGAATAAGTCAACTTATCGAAAAAACTACGACGAAAACAAAAAACAAGGCGCCCCTAGCTGCGTTTTTATGCCGGATCGGGGGCGGAAACATANNNNNNNNNNGTGGTTTTTGAATCCTCGATCGGCGCCTAAAACATATTCTTTTTCTACTATCCTTTATTTTTTCCTCTATCCTTTCTTTTCGTTCGGCAGGTTCACCAGGAACTCGGTGGAGACCCCTTCCCTGGACTCCAGGTTTATCTCCCCTCCGTAGGCTTCCACCAGGGACTTGACGTTGAAAAGTCCGTATCCGCCATGCCCCTCGCCCTTGGTGGAGAAACCTCTCTCGAAGATATCCTCTTCCAGTTTTTCCGGGATTCCCGGCCCGGTATCCTTTACCGATATTATTATCCGCCCCGACTCGTCGAACAGAGACAGGAACATCCTCCGTCTATCCCTCGGCACGTCCATAAGGGCGTTCATACCGTTCTCCAACAGGTTCCCCAGTATCGCCACGAGAGCGTTGGAATCGACCCTTCCGGGAGGTCCCAGATAGCTGTCTTCGTCTATTCGAAACTCGATCCCCAACTCCCGACAACGGCCCATCTTCCCCAGGATCAGACCGCCTACCGACGGGTTTTTTATCCTTCTCGCGATGAAGGACATCACCGATTGGGTAGTCTGGACTGTCTCTGATATGAAGGAGACGGCTCGGTCGTGTTCCCCGAGCTGAACCAGTCCGCTTATAGTCTGAAGCTTGTTCAGAAACTCGTGGTTTCTCACCCTCAAGGCATCGACGTAACGTCTGACACCGGTCAGCTCCTCCGCCATCGAAGTGACCTCGGACATATCCCTGAAACTGGCCACGGCTCCAACCGTTCTTCCCTGACATACTATGGGCACCCTGTTGGTGAGTATCCTGGCGTTCTCAGACACCTGCTCTCTGTCGTACTCGGGGACGCCTGAACTCAACACCTGAGGAAGACGACTGTTCGGGACGACCACGTCCACCTGACACCCTATAACGCCCGAATCGGGAAGTCCCAAAAGCCGCCGGGCCTCGCCGTTTACGAGGGTTACCTTTCCGGTTCCGTCCACTGCCAGGATCCCCTCTTTTATCGATTCCAGCATGGCCTCTCTTTCCCAGAGAAACCTGTCTATCTCCTCCGGCTCGAAACCTCTCATAGATCGCTTGACCCCGTCGGCGAGCACTGTGGCTCCCACTATGCCGACCACCAACCCCAGAGCAAGGGCCATGAGAACGTTGGTCGTCAGCCTCCAGGTCTCTGCGTTTACCCTGTCGATAAGTATGCCGACGAGTACCGCTCCCACCAGCTCGCCCTCTCTGTAGATTGGAGCGAAAGCCCTCAGGGAGGGGCCTAGAGTTCCGATCGCCCGAGAGACGTAGGCTTCTCCAAGAAGCGCCCTTCCTTCGTCTCCTCCCACCACTCTTTTGCCTATCCTCTCAGGGATCTTGTGGGAATATCGAATCCCATTCGTGTCTATCACCACGACGAACTCGGTTCCGGTCTTCTTTCTTACTCCGTCCGCTATGGGTTGAACTATCTCCGCTCCGCCGGGTCGACCGACGTTATCGATTATCCCTGGAATGTGAGCCACGGACAAAGCGATGTCCATAGCGTCCTCCGCCATGCTCCTCTCGAACATGGGAATGACCGTTCCCCTTATGACCAGGCCGGTCACCAGAGAGCTCATCAGGAAAAAACAAAAGACGAGCCCTATCACCTTGCCTTTGAGGGATAGACGAAAGGAACTACCCATCAAACCGCCGAACTAACCGAAATCCCCAGAGGAACCTTCATCTCAGGATCGTCGGTTATCACGTGTCCGAAGCTCTCGGCCGGCGCTATCAAGGAAGGCGCAGCCGCACCTATCTTACTGGAATCAACCATCAGATAGAGCTGCTTCGTATTGCCCACCACCACCTGTTTAACTCCCGCGGTGAA from Dethiosulfovibrio faecalis includes:
- a CDS encoding class I SAM-dependent methyltransferase produces the protein MHRPSVFYSILEPIYPFLVQQFADDYGLNRGIAVDIGTGPGFLGTELAKITNMTVCFVDLNEEALQSAKERFMVSETDNEALFVRADVKALPFEDGFADFVMSRGSIWFWEEPEKGLSEVYRILKPGGVAVIGGGLGRYVPDSMRRRIVAANRDRLIRSGETRPCFKDFSRMIEDALLEKAGVDSFRMISEGEEGDSGKWVEIHKNGDGKRGGLS
- a CDS encoding ABC transporter substrate-binding protein, whose translation is MADFLIHTAINTRRYIVDYLKERLMDFESRTGQVVAFKNPGFDHSRNWLLESISNGELPDVMLSHGSYFSVLNDEWEDLLLPRPSWTGNPSLHPGSASFEDPSRRLHPVFVVPMVPIYNVGMVRPEALSGSWYDLVRRRKGVLFPDGNTPITKIVLAYLKKTWPDEFPLFLEGLSFGGSPVEIIQAVARGEFQMGISNVSFSAMAKQRRVEILPVSEGAVPLPQVLAWSRYASSDLSEEVLRLLMDEDFQRYLGEQGLWPVVDISENCRFPVPRWKSTWEGWEDFLSGLRDLEGDPVHA
- a CDS encoding FecCD family ABC transporter permease translates to MFRIDVSGRGTDKLAVICLCLAVVFMVCLIGVAAGTLSFDLGEIWRALSGASSNPLANRIVHNIRLPRILTALLAGMNLAVAGALLQGVLRNPLTSPHIIGVNAGAGLMAVTVMVLFPGKIEWIPPGAFLGALFAASLVYGLSLVVRKGDTVRIILAGVAVSSLLGALTSGLMFLNNDQLDVTYGWLLGSLSGRGWGYFHLLYPYSLIGIILGISLAPKVNLFSLGDEIGGSLGLRVQFYRVVIMAVASILAGSAVSVVGTIGFVGLMAPHLARLMVGNDCRYSLVLSALLGGILLVLSDTLARTIFQPVELSVGVVTAVLGAPFFILLLFRK
- a CDS encoding ABC transporter ATP-binding protein, with translation MMFWKEMIYVLEVKGLDFDYGGEPILRNISFSASRGRIISLIGPNGSGKSTLLRCLCGLLPVSNRGVRIMGRALEEYSSRELSRLIAFLPQAQDKVPSMSVYELVGMGRSPYHRSGWFFSEEDRQKMSWALEYMSLMEIADRSVEELSGGERQRAWIAMILAQDTSIVLLDEPVTYMDLKFQWELLAVLRDLRDSFGKTVVSVFHDINHALEISDFIYLLKDGRIHSAGRLEQVINERSIREVFGVGTHVCRFKKCRRPVVVPFGDLRCPGRISECCPGVENSPVSQSY
- a CDS encoding ATP-binding protein; translation: MSSLVTGLVIRGTVIPMFERSMAEDAMDIALSVAHIPGIIDNVGRPGGAEIVQPIADGVRKKTGTEFVVVIDTNGIRYSHKIPERIGKRVVGGDEGRALLGEAYVSRAIGTLGPSLRAFAPIYREGELVGAVLVGILIDRVNAETWRLTTNVLMALALGLVVGIVGATVLADGVKRSMRGFEPEEIDRFLWEREAMLESIKEGILAVDGTGKVTLVNGEARRLLGLPDSGVIGCQVDVVVPNSRLPQVLSSGVPEYDREQVSENARILTNRVPIVCQGRTVGAVASFRDMSEVTSMAEELTGVRRYVDALRVRNHEFLNKLQTISGLVQLGEHDRAVSFISETVQTTQSVMSFIARRIKNPSVGGLILGKMGRCRELGIEFRIDEDSYLGPPGRVDSNALVAILGNLLENGMNALMDVPRDRRRMFLSLFDESGRIIISVKDTGPGIPEKLEEDIFERGFSTKGEGHGGYGLFNVKSLVEAYGGEINLESREGVSTEFLVNLPNEKKG